A DNA window from Pseudomonadota bacterium contains the following coding sequences:
- a CDS encoding gamma-glutamyl-gamma-aminobutyrate hydrolase family protein produces MTMPVVGVIGNSQIINDRFNVQIVGQRNLRAVAEVAGALPLMFPGIPDVTDIASLLGAVDGILLTGARANIHPTCFGVEPDPKHEPYDQERDAVALPLIKAAVERGVPIFGICRGFQEMNVAFGGTLHPEIRELPGRMNHRMPRLENGEVHPDPNVVFADRHEVRLVAEGVFARILGRETIRVNSLHGQGILEPGERILVEGVAEDGTIEAISIVGAPSFALGVQWHAEYDPQSNPINQALFKAFGAALRKHSRDRYRGAKKKV; encoded by the coding sequence ATGACGATGCCGGTGGTCGGCGTGATCGGGAACTCTCAGATCATCAACGACCGGTTCAACGTCCAGATCGTGGGACAGCGCAATCTCCGCGCGGTCGCGGAGGTGGCTGGCGCCTTGCCGCTGATGTTTCCCGGCATCCCTGACGTCACCGACATCGCCTCGCTTCTGGGTGCGGTCGACGGGATCCTGCTGACCGGCGCACGCGCCAACATCCATCCGACCTGTTTCGGCGTCGAGCCCGATCCCAAACACGAGCCCTACGACCAGGAGCGCGACGCGGTGGCGCTGCCACTGATCAAGGCCGCGGTCGAACGCGGTGTCCCCATCTTCGGAATCTGTCGGGGATTCCAGGAAATGAATGTCGCGTTCGGCGGCACGCTGCATCCGGAGATTCGCGAGCTGCCAGGACGCATGAACCATCGCATGCCTCGGCTCGAGAACGGCGAGGTTCATCCCGACCCGAACGTCGTCTTCGCCGATCGCCATGAGGTGCGCCTAGTAGCGGAGGGCGTGTTTGCAAGGATCTTGGGCCGTGAGACGATCCGCGTGAATTCCCTCCACGGTCAGGGAATTCTTGAACCGGGCGAGCGGATCCTCGTCGAGGGCGTGGCGGAAGACGGCACGATCGAGGCGATCAGCATCGTCGGCGCGCCTTCGTTTGCGCTCGGAGTCCAGTGGCATGCCGAATACGACCCGCAGAGCAATCCCATTAACCAGGCTCTGTTCAAGGCTTTCGGTGCGGCATTGCGGAAGCACAGTCGTGATCGGTACCGCGGGGCAAAGAAGAAGGTCTAA